The nucleotide window ttattatgacacgcttcatcattgtcatattgctttgcatgatcatgtagttgacatcgtatttgtggcaaagccaccgttcataatttcatacatgtcactcttgaatcattgcacatcccagtacaccgccggaggcattcacatagagtcatattttgttctaagtatcgagttgtaattcttgagttgtaagtaaatagaagtgtgatgatcatcattattagagcattatcccatgtgaggaaaggatgatggagactatgatttctCCACAactcgggatgagactccggacgaaaaattaaaaaaggaaaaaaaggccataaaaaagagaaaaggcccaaataaaaaaatgagagaaaaagagagaaggggcaatgttactatcctttttccacacttgtgcttcaaagtagcaccatgatcttcatgatagagcgTTTcctattttgccactttcatatactagtgggaatttttcattatagaacttggcttgtatattccaatgatgggcttcctcaaaatgctctaggtctttgtgagcaagcgagttggatgcacacccacttagtttctttttgagctttcatacacttatagctctagtgcatccgttgcatggcaatccctactcactcacattgatatctattgatgggcatctccatatcccgttgatacgcctagttgatgtgagactatcttctcctttttgtcttctccacaaccaccattctattccacctatagtgctatgtccatggctcgcgctcatgtattgcgtgaagattgaaaaagtttgagaacatcaaaattatgaaacaattgcttggcttgtcatcgaggttgtgcatgatttaaatattttgtgtgatgaagatagagcatagccagactatatgattttgtagggatagctttctttggccatgttattttgagaagacatgattactttattagtatgcttgaagtattattatttttatgtcaatattaaacttttgtcttgaatcttttggatctgaatattcatgccacaataaatataattacattgaaaattatgctaggtagcattccacatgaaaaattctgtttttatcatttacctactcgatgacgagcaggaattaagcttggggatgcttgatacgtctccaatgtatctataatgtttgattgttccatgctattatattatctgctttgtatgtttaatgggctttaatatgcaatcttatattatttttgggactaacctattaaccgaaggcccagtgcaaattgctgtttttttgcctatttcagtgttccgcagaaaaggaatatcaaacggaacgaaacctttgagaggatctttcttggaacaaatgcaaccctggagacttggagtacaagtccggaagtccgcgaagcttccacgaggcaggagggcagcctaggggggtaggcacgcccccaccctcgtgggccccagggagctccaccgacctacttctttcgcctatatatactcttataccctgaaaacatccagggaaGCCAtcaaaccacttttccaccgccgcaaccttctgtacccgtgagatcacatctgggggccttttccggcaatctgccggagggggaatcgatcacggagtgcttctacatcaacaccatagcctcaccgatgatgtgtgagtagtttaccacagacctttgggtccatagttattagctagatggcttcttctctctctttggttctcaatacaaagttctccccgatgttcttggagatctattcgatgtaatactcttttatGGTGTGTTTGCTGTGAtcagatgaattgtgggtttatgaatttgattatctatgaatattatttggttcttctctgaattattatatgcatgattttatatctttgcaagtctcttcgaattatcggtttagtttggcctactagattgatctttcttgcaatgggagaagtgcttagcttcgggttcaatcttgcggtgtcctttcccagtgacagtaggggcagcaaggcacgtattgtattgttgccatcgaggataaaaatatggggtttatatcatattgcttgagtttatccctctacatcgtgtcatcttgcctaatgcgttactctgttcttatgaacttaatactctagatgcatgctggatagcggtcgatgtgtggagtgatagtagtagatgcagaatcgtttcggtctacttgacatggacatgatgcctatattcatgatcattgccttaaatatcatcataactatgcacttttctatcaattgctcgccagtaatttgttcacccaccgtaatacttgctatcacgagagaagccactagtgaaacctatggcccccgggtctactttacatcttataagttttcgatctataattctagtttactattttgcaatctttattttccaatctatacaaaaaataccaaaaatatttatcttattatctttatcagatctcacttttgcaagtgtccgtgaagggattgacaacccctttatcgcgttggttgcaaggttcttgattgtttgtgcaggtactaggcgacttgcgtgtagtctcctactggattgataccttggttctcgaaaactgagggaaatacttacgctactttgctgcgttaccctttcctcttcaagggaaaaccaacgcatgctcaagaggtagcatacgACGATATGACTAAGGTGTtgaactatggaggggggcactgcacacggctaagagattgtctgttgtgcctttggggtgccccccgcctccgtatataaagggcgggaggaggaggtggccggctaAGGGGGGCgtgccatggggggagtcctacttggactccctagtccaagtaggattcggcccccctccttccttccaccggagagggaaaggggaagggagagagagggagaaggaaagaggggggccgccccctccctagtccaattcggtttgggcaagAGGGGCACACGCCTCCCCATGTGGCCTTCATCCTCTcctccaataaggcccaataggcccaatacttcccctggggggttccggtaacccctcggtactccggtaaaatatccgaatcacttggaaccattccgatgtccgaatataaccttccaatatatgaatatttacctctcaaccatttcgagactcctcgtcatgtccgtgatctcatccgggactccgaacaaacttcgctcatcaaatcacataactcataatacaaatcatcatcgaacgttaagtgtgcagaccctacgagttcgagaactgtacatctccggtcaataaccaatagcggaacctggatgctcatattggctcctacatattctacgaagatctttatcggtcaatccgcataacaacatatgttattccctttgtcatcggtatgttacttgcccgagattcgatcatcggtatcatcatacctagttcaatctcgttaccagcaagtctctttactcattccgtattgcatcatctcgtaactaactcattagtcacattgcttgcaaggcttatagtgatgtgcattaccgagagggcccagagatacctattTGATACACAGAGttacaaatcctaatcttgatctatgccaactcaacaaacaccatcggagacacttgtagagcatctttataatcacccagttactttgtgatgtttgatagcacacaaggtgttccttcatTATTTttgagttacacaatctcatagtggaggaatatgtataagtcgtgaagaaagcaatagcaatagaactaaacgatcataatgctaagctaacggatgggtcttgtccatcacatcattctcctaatgatgtgatcccgttcatcaaatgacaacacatgtctatggttaggaaacttaaccatctttgattaatgagctagtcaagtagaggcatactagggacactttgttttgtctatgtattcacacatgtatcaagtttctggttaatacaattctagcatgaataataaacatttatcatgatataaggaaatataaataacaactttattattgcctctagggcatatttccttcaacagtGTAATGTAAAGGGCTTTAGTCTGGTCTCATGCTATCACATGTCAGAGTTAATGTCTCTCCCAGCTAGATTGTCGAGGAGTTCAACCTCGAATCACTTATCATGGGCTCATGGCCAGCCCTGCTTTCGGCAAGATATTAACTTGCACTTCGTGAGATTGATACTGGATGCATCCAAAAATCCATTGACAACCCGATGCATATTATTTTACGATTGAGAGATATTAACTTCAAATTTATGAGATTGATAGTTGGATTTATGTTTTGAGGAGTTCTGAACATGTGCTTTTTAGGAATGCTTATCCAGTTCATCATTGGTCGTCAGTTTAATTTGTATTTCAGATATAGGAACATAGTTTCTGAGTTACTTCATCAGTGTGCTTCTGTTTTTTCTTTGCGCATGCGTGGGAGCCGGTATGCAAGTGCATGTGCATTGGTTGACAAGTTTAACATGGCTTTTATCTTTGTTCCCGCTGGCCTAGGTACCTATGTTTTCTTCTTGTCTGTAGATAACTAGATATTGATCATGTGTACAAGGATGCAATAAGCACTGCAATGCTATGGTATTTTACAGTAATATATCAGCTAAATAGGTTATGCTGACTGGCACTAAAGTTGAGCTAGCACCACTTGATTATGTTGCATATTGCTGCATATGTCATTGGCGATTATGCATGACAATCAATGCATTACATTCAAGATTTCTTCTTTTCAAAGTATTAGTGTGTTAAGTGTTTAACTGAGGAATTTCTTTTCTTTGTGCAATCTCTTCATGATTATTTTAGTTATTAATTGTCTGATCTATGATGTGAAACTAGAAACTTTTTACTTTTGCTCGAATATGATTTGTAATCTCATGGGAAAATGAACAGTATCCTATACTTCTCAATTGGTTTGTTACTTCGAATGTTTATTCAATTGGTGTTGTTATTTGGGGAGGCGGAGATAGTTGTTGGAGGAGGAACAAGAGGAATGCTATGATGAGCAAGAGCAGGGCAAGAGTGATTCAATCCTAATCCCTTTACACAGTTATCTTTGCCTCCGTTGGAGGCTGGGGTCCAACGCTGCATCTTTATGTGGGTTTCTGAATTTTGCAATAGAAAATTTATTGATATTTGTcctttccttttatttttctttccAATTAGATAGATAGGACTATAACACTTGCCCTTTTTTTCTATCACCGTTTCAATTGCTAAGACAAAGGTAGAACTGATTGTAAGATGTCAAACATATCTTTTAGCTTTGGGAGCACATTTGACCGTTTCAATTGCTAAGACAGAAGGTAGACTAATTAACTGATTGCTAAAACATCATGGGATAAGATGTTTTGGAACATATTTCATACTGTTCTAGGCTCTTCTAGCTTCTAGGTTCTTGTCATAGTTAATTGCAGAACAAGACGACAATTATATTTTTAGCAAGTTTACTAGGTGGAACAATGAAATTATTAATGGAGTGAACCATCAGGTTTGGGTTCTTTCCAATTTATGATCATATTAGTTGGTATTCTCTGTTGACAGGCAATTCTACGTGACAAGTGTACATGGTTCAGAGGATTATGTTCTTTCATGTTTTTATCCTTTTTGTTGGGACTAATTTTTTAATTAATTTGTACAACATATTTTCTATTGGAAGTAGTACTCTATGTCAATATATCATTAGGATCTAATGCAGTAGGCATCATAGTATGATTTTTCTTTAGCATTGCTTCATTTGGCTTTATGGTTCTCAATTATTTGCTACTGCACTAACTATAAACCTTGCTCCCTGACTATATGATTCGAGAAGCAAAGCTGCTAGAATTGATAAATGGTTACTATTTCTGCGTGGGGTAGAAAAAGAACTCATTTATGCTGATATATCTCAGGCTATTAACTTAAATCTCTACTTCTACCCTTTTTGATGCTATTTCGAAAATCAGTATGTCTCGGTCATTGTAATATATACTGAACAGATGTTTTTTCATGGAAAATTTTAAGTTCCATGTTTGGCAAGAGGAAATTATGTATGCGTTAAAGCTTTGCATCTCAATTATACTACTTGTGTTGCACAAGCGGAAGTTTAGAGTTTACCTCAGCAATGAAGTAAAGTAACACCTAGAAGTAAAGTTGGTTGGAGATTCCGAAAGAATAACAAATGTCCACACAACATTGATTATGAAGGAATAACAAATGTGTTGGTTGTAACACTTCATACATTTAAAGATCAAACAAGATGAGTGGAATCATTGTTCCTTATATTGTTTCTCTCTATCTTCCAAGAAAATTGAGTATGTTCTTGATTTTTCTAGAGATCTATGCATTAACATACCATAGTACATACAACTAGGGCTCTAGCAAGAAATCTCCGGCGGGAAACCGAGCGGTAAGGGGAGGGTTGACAGGATAAGGGAAGGGTGTGTCGTGGGGTGGGAATTTTAGGGAGCCCGTTGGGCACCAGTTTGATGTCCGAACACGCTCGGACATATGAGAAAGAAATGATCTTTGACCTTGGAGACGACCTTAATAATTTGTTTGATTCATTTATATGCGTTGtagcccgtagcaacgcacgggcgttctaCTAGTATCCACAGTTTTTCACTCGCTTTTCGTGTTTTGGCTAGCTGCTCCGCAACCTCACCGCCTGCCAATTGAAACACACGTATGGCCGAGGTGCACTCAATTAGAGAATGTTTCTGTGAGTGGATATTGCCACACATTTGACAATTTTCAACATCACTCATGTTTCTGTTATGTTGCATATCTTCCGTCAGAAGTGAGTGTTTAGCGAGCTACCAAAAAAACATTCTAATTTTGGTAGGTACCTGAACATTCCAAAGGGATGTCCAATTGTTCTCCCTTGCCCATTTGAAGTGGATGCTCTTCCTTTGAGCCAAGATTCGTTCGCCACAAGCATGCGATAAGCAGACCTCACTATGAAATATCCTTTTTTATCGAACTGCCAGGCCCAAAAATCGCCCATAGGGCCTATTCATAGGCCTAAAAATGTacataaaaaacaaaaaaatgattGTGAATTAGAACAAAAAATTCatcaattcaaaaaatgttcatgcatttCAATAAAATGTTCGTTAAACAAAAATGTTCATATATTTCAAAAATTGCTCCCAAATTTGGAAAACAATTCATCTATTCAGAAAATGTTCACCAATTCAGAAATGTTCACGAGTTTAAAAAAACTGTTCacaattttaaaaaaatgttggataATTTAAAAATGTCAAACATTTcgaaaaaatgttcacaatttcaTAAAAAATGTTGGATAATTTAAAAATGGCAGggattttaaaaaaatgttcataatttcATGAAAAATATTTGTAGACAAAAATTATTCACGATTTCAAAAAACATTCATGATTTTTAAAAAAGTTCACGAGTTTGTAAAAGATGTTCACAAATGCagaaagagaaggaaaaagaaataaagaaaatgaaaaagaaaaggaaaaggaaaataaaatagaaaaggACAAACTAatatgaaaaaatgaaaaaaatgaaaaatgaaaataaataaaGGAAATAATGTAAATGAAAGGCAGAAAAAGATgaaaggaaaaataaaataaaataaccTAGTCTGGGGAGGTTTAAGAACCTTTGTCATACCAAAAAGGAGCTACTTGGGCCACCAAAAATGTGTGCATAGCGGGAgcgggggtggggtggggtgtACTCCCTAGGTCACTAGCCAGCGACCTTCGCGCCGAAAAGGACTTCGCCATGATGCAGAAGTGTTCTCGAAAAAATCACTGACcatcaggggggggggggggggggggggttagacATGCAAACGGCCACATAGATGATTCCCTCGGTATCCTATCAAAAtgctgcttcttatttttcttttcaagtggatctacttgttcttttttctttttgagaaAGAGAGTGTGTCCAAATGCGCGGCTGTGAGAAACAAAATATTGGGCCTCGTCAACCATATGCTGTAGCCCATTTTATCTCAACCGAATAGCAAGAGACAAACCAGGCCTATAGACAGACAAATGGTCCGGATAGCAACCTACCCAGCCCATCATCATCACAAGGCTAAAACCCTTCTCCTGAAATATCTCATTCTTCTATTCGACTCTGTCTCACCTTATCCGCAACCCGCAAAAACCTCACTCCCCCCACACGCACGCTCGCTTCAATGGCTGCCctgccgaccgccgccgccgccgggcgCGTAGCGGCCAGCGCCTTCACTTTCCCCGCCAAGCCCTCTGCTTCCTCCTTCTTAGCCGCGTTTCTCCCCCGTGCCGCAGCCGCCGCGGCGGCCTTTCCAGCGATCGCCCTCGCACCGGCGGGGGCCCTCCAGCGTCGGCGGAGGCCGACGGCGGCCGGCGCAGCGCCCGGGAGCGAGCAGAGGGAGACGATACTGCTCCCCGGGTGTGACTACAACCACTGGCTGATCGTCATGGAGTTCCCCAAGGACCCCGCGCCCACGCGCGAGCAGATGATCGACACCTACCTCAACACCCTCGCCACCGTCCTCGGCAGGTGAAACCGTGATTCCCCTTTCTCCCTGCTGATGACTCCTTGTCTGTATGTCTGTTGAGAGCAATTTGGCCCACTTTCTTTTTTTGTGTAGAGAAAATGCTACCAATTTCGTAGTAGTTGTAACTCAGAAAATTATCGAGAAAATGTTAGCAATTCCATTAGGTCGGCTTGTAGTCCTCTCATGCTTCTGAGAAATTGCTATGCAGGAGATAGATATGCAACGCAATAATCGGTaggtactgtatttgacaagatTCGAATTGTATACACATCAAATGGCTATTTATTACTTCCTCTGCTATAGATACATCCGTTTGAGCGTCAACTAATTCCGGATGAGGGAGTAGATACTTGGAACCTCTTTTCATCATCACTGCACATATGAGAAGAGCAG belongs to Triticum urartu cultivar G1812 chromosome 7, Tu2.1, whole genome shotgun sequence and includes:
- the LOC125522101 gene encoding DAG protein, chloroplastic-like encodes the protein MAALPTAAAAGRVAASAFTFPAKPSASSFLAAFLPRAAAAAAAFPAIALAPAGALQRRRRPTAAGAAPGSEQRETILLPGCDYNHWLIVMEFPKDPAPTREQMIDTYLNTLATVLGSMEEAKKNMYAFSTTTYTGFQCTVDEETSEKFKGLPGVLWVLPDSYIDVKNKDYGGDKYINGEIIPCTYPTYQPKERRTSKYESRRYERRRDGPPASRKPKQQATQPESASS